Proteins encoded by one window of Vitis riparia cultivar Riparia Gloire de Montpellier isolate 1030 chromosome 11, EGFV_Vit.rip_1.0, whole genome shotgun sequence:
- the LOC117925119 gene encoding LOW QUALITY PROTEIN: probable plastidic glucose transporter 2 (The sequence of the model RefSeq protein was modified relative to this genomic sequence to represent the inferred CDS: inserted 1 base in 1 codon), with translation MWGRQGEASVTYKRVSSRDNTKVDLEESSALFQNGMGQEITNPSWKLSLPHIIVATISSFLFGYHLGVVNEPLETIALDLGFSGNTLAEGLVVSTCLGGAFIGSLCSGWIADGIGRRRAFQLCALPMIIGASVSATTKSLEGMLIGRFLVGTGMGXGPPVASLYVTEVSPAFVRGTYGSFIQLATCLGLMGALFIGIPVKAIIGWWRICFWIATVPAGILAFAMMFCAESPHWLYKKGRIAEAEAEFEKLLGGSHVKFAMADLHKSDRGDETDAVKLSELLYGRHFRVVFIGSTLFALQQLSGINAVFYFSSTVFKSAGVPSDLANVFVGIANLSGSITAMILMDKLGRKALLVWSFFGMAVAMSVQVAGASSFISGSGAVFISVSGMLLFVLTFALGAGPVPGLLLPEIFPNRIRAKAMAVCMSVHWVINFFVGLLFLRLLEQLGPQLLYSMFCTFCLMAVVFVKRNVVETKGRSLQEIEIALLPQE, from the exons ATGTGGGGACGTCAAGGTGAAGCTTCCGTGACATACAAGCGTGTGTCATCAAGAGATAATACGAAAGTTGACTTGGAGGAAAGTTCAG CTCTTTTCCAGAACGGTATGGGGCAAGAAATCACAAATCCTTCATGGAAGCTCTCACTCCCACACATAATTGTGGCAACCATATCTTCATTCTTGTTCGGTTACCATCTTGG GGTAGTGAATGAACCCCTTGAAACAATTGCTTTAGATCTTGGTTTTAGTGGGAATACTTTGGCAGAAG GTCTGGTGGTTAGCACGTGCCTGGGTGGTGCGTTTATCGGTTCTCTATGTAGTGGTTGGATTGCAGATGGGATAGGGCGTCGAAGGGCTTTTCAATTATGTGCTCTGCCTATGATTATTGGTGCTTCTGTGAG TGCAACAACCAAAAGCTTGGAAGGTATGCTCATAGGAAGGTTTCTAGTTGGAACTGGAATGG GTGGGCCCCCTGTAGCTTCTCTCTATGTGACAGAG GTTTCTCCTGCATTTGTAAGGGGTACTTATGGCAGCTTCATTCAGCTTGCTACGTGCCTTGGCCTCATGGGGGCTCTGTTTATTGGAATCCCTGTCAAGGCAATTATTGGATG GTGGCGCATTTGTTTTTGGATAGCTACAGTTCCAGCTGGAATACTTGCTTTTGCCATGATGTTCTGTGCAGAGAGTCCACACTGGCTATACAAG AAAGGAAGAATTGCTGAAGCTGAAGCTGAATTTGAGAAGCTTTTAGGAGGATCACATGTCAAATTTGCAATGGCAGACTTGCACAAATCTGACAGAGGAGATGAGACAGATGCTGTGAAGCTCTCAGAATTGCTTTATGGGCGTCATTTCAGAG TTGTTTTTATTGGATCAACCCTATTTGCTTTACAACAGCTATCTGGTATAAACgctgttttttatttctcttccaCTGTATTTAAAAGCGCGGGAGTGCCATCGGACCTTGCAAATGTGTTTGTGGGAATTGCAAATTTGTCAG GATCTATTACTGCAATGATTTTGATGGATAAACTAGGGAGGAAGGCCCTCCTTGTTTGGAGCTTCTTTGGCATG GCAGTAGCAATGTCTGTACAAGTAGCTGGTGCGAGTTCTTTTATATCAGGATCTGGAGCTGTGTTCATATCTGTCAGTGGCATGCTTCT GTTTGTCTTAACATTTGCTCTGGGGGCTGGCCCAGTTCCAGGTCTTCTCCTACCAGAAATTTTCCCAAACCGAATAAGGGCAAAAGCTATGGCAGTCTGTATGTCTGTGCATTGG GTGATAAATTTCTTTGTGGGCTTGCTCTTTCTGCGTTTGCTGGAGCAACTTGGACCACAGCTCTTGTACTCTATGTTTTGTACCTTTTGCTTGATGGCAGTGGTTTTTGTGAAGAGAAATGTGGTGGAAACCAAAGGGAGATCACTCCAAGAAATAGAGATAGCACTTCTTCCACAAGaataa
- the LOC117925705 gene encoding cyclin-dependent kinase F-1, translated as MDLPNRSWSIHTRPEIIQKYEILERVGAGAYSDVYKGRRLSDDLIVALKEIHDYQSAFREIEALQVLQSSPNVVVLHEYFWSEDEDAVLVLEFLRTDLASLIKDAKRNWEDGISGGEIKRWMVQILHAVDACHRNSIVHRDLKPSNLLISETGVLKLADFGQARILIEPGFDNPHLHEPHDPNQVTIIQHAEVIPEADNSRQEGTGNQEKGTMSKEEYASDLEDLKAKSSMDDIDKETNFHDGNASCLATCTTSDVEEDDPFKGSYYYEAEEGGDDTYGKLTSCVGTRWFKAPELLYGSTNYGPEIDLWSLGCIFAELFSLEPLFPGTSDIDQLSRIFSVLGNLTEENSPGCSKYPDYGIISFNKVENPVGLEACLPNRSPDELLLVKKLICFDPASRATAMELLHDKYLNEEPLPVPVSELRVPSTNHAQDEGSPGGWCDYKDMDSDSDFEEFSTFNVTTTNAGFSIQFP; from the exons ATGGATCTGCCCAATCGGAGCTGGAGCATCCATACCCGGCCCGAAATCATCCAGAAGTACGAAATTCTTGAGCGTGTCGGCGCCGGCGCCTACTCCGACGTGTACAAAGGCCGGCGTCTCTCCGACGACCTAATCGTCGCTCTCAAGGAGATCCACGACTACCAGTCGGCGTTCCGCGAAATCGAGGCGCTTCAGGTGCTTCAGAGCTCCCCGAATGTTGTCGTTTTGCACGAGTACTTCTGGAGCGAGGACGAGGACGCTGTTCTCGTTCTCGAGTTTTTGAGGACCGACTTGGCTTCCTTGATCAAAGACGCCAAAAGGAATTGGGAGGACGGGATCAGCGGCGGCGAGATCAAGCGATGGATGGTTCAGATTTTGCATGCGGTAGACGCGTGTCACCGGAATTCGATTGTGCATCGCGATTTGAAGCCCTCCAATTTGTTGATTTCCGAGACTGGCGTTCTTAAATTGGCGGATTTTGGGCAG GCAAGAATACTTATAGAACCTGGATTTGATAACCCACACCTGCATGAGCCACATGATCCAAATCAAGTAACTATTATTCAACATGCTGAAGTTATTCCAGAAGCAGACAATTCACGCCAGGAAGGTACTGGCAATCAAGAGAAAGGGACTATGAGTAAGGAAGAATATGCTAGTGACTTAGAGGACCTCAAGGCTAAAAGTTCCATGGATGATATTGATAAGGAAACTAATTTTCATGATGGAAATGCATCATGTCTTGCTACCTGCACAACAAGTGACGTAGAGGAGGATGATCCTTTCAAGGGTTCATATTATTATGAGGCAGAGGAGGGTGGAGATGATACATATGGGAAGCTTACATCTTGTGTTGGAACTCGATGGTTCAAGGCCCCTGAACTACTCTATGGATCCACCAACTATGGGCCTGAGATAGATCTGTGGTCATTGGGCTGCATTTTTGCAGAGCTATTCAGTTTGGAGCCCCTGTTTCCTGGAACTTCTGATATTGATCAGCTCAGCAGAATTTTCAGTGTGTTGGGCAATTTAACTGAGGAAAATAGCCCAGGTTGTTCAAAATATCCTGATTAtggaataatttcatttaataaagtAGAAAATCCAGTTGGTTTGGAAGCCTGCCTGCCCAACCGCTCCCCTGATGAACTCCTTTTAGTGAAAAAACTTATTTGTTTCGACCCAGCTAGTAGAGCTACTGCAATGGAATTGCTTCATGATAAGTATCTGAATGAAGAACCTCTACCAGTTCCAGTCTCTGAGCTTCGGGTTCCTTCTACCAACCATGCTCAAGATGAAGGTTCTCCTGGTGGGTGGTGTGACTACAAAGACATGGATTCAGATTCGGATTTTGAGGAGTTTAGCACTTTCAATGTCACTACCACTAATGCTGGTTTTTCGATTCAGTTTCCTTGA
- the LOC117924608 gene encoding rac-like GTP-binding protein ARAC7 isoform X2 — translation MSASKFIKCVTVGDGAVGKTCMLICYTSNKFPTDYIPTVFDNFSANVAVDGSIVNLGLWDTAGQEDYSRLRPLSYRGADIFVLAFSLISRASYENVLKKWMPELRRFAPNVPIVLVGTKLDLREDKGYLADHMGSNVITSAQGEELRKQIGAAAYIECSSKTQQNVKAVFDTAIKVVLQPPRRKEVARKKRRRSTGCSIVSIVCGGCAAA, via the exons ATGAGCGCTTCGAAGTTCATTAAATGTGTTACAGTTGGAGATGGAGCTGTAGGGAAAACCTGTATGCTAATTTGTTACACAAGTAACAAGTTCCCCACT GACTATATACCTACAGTGTTTGACAATTTCAGTGCTAATGTAGCTGTGGATGGGAGCATTGTCAACTTGGGTCTTTGGGATACTGCAG GTCAGGAAGACTATAGCAGGTTGAGGCCACTGAGTTATAGAGGTGCAGACATATTTGTTTTAGCTTTTTCATTGATCAGCAGGGCAAGCTATGAAAATGTTCTCAAGAAG TGGATGCCTGAACTTCGGCGATTTGCACCCAATGTTCCAATCGTTCTTGTTGGAACAAAGTTAG ATCTTCGTGAAGACAAAGGATATCTAGCTGATCATATGGGATCCAATGTCATAACATCTGCCCAA GGAGAGGAACTGAGGAAGCAGATTGGTGCAGCAGCTTATATTGAGTGCAGTTCTAAGACTCAACAG AATGTCAAAGCGGTTTTTGATACTGCAATCAAGGTTGTTCTCCAACCTCCAAGGAGGAAGGAGGTGGCCAGGAAGAAGAGGCGCAGAAGCACAGGGTGCTCAATTGT GAGCATTGTATGCGGAGGCTGTGCTGCAGCATAA
- the LOC117924608 gene encoding rac-like GTP-binding protein ARAC7 isoform X1 encodes MSASKFIKCVTVGDGAVGKTCMLICYTSNKFPTDYIPTVFDNFSANVAVDGSIVNLGLWDTAGQEDYSRLRPLSYRGADIFVLAFSLISRASYENVLKKWMPELRRFAPNVPIVLVGTKLDLREDKGYLADHMGSNVITSAQGEELRKQIGAAAYIECSSKTQQNVKAVFDTAIKVVLQPPRRKEVARKKRRRSTGCSIVSLNCRSIVCGGCAAA; translated from the exons ATGAGCGCTTCGAAGTTCATTAAATGTGTTACAGTTGGAGATGGAGCTGTAGGGAAAACCTGTATGCTAATTTGTTACACAAGTAACAAGTTCCCCACT GACTATATACCTACAGTGTTTGACAATTTCAGTGCTAATGTAGCTGTGGATGGGAGCATTGTCAACTTGGGTCTTTGGGATACTGCAG GTCAGGAAGACTATAGCAGGTTGAGGCCACTGAGTTATAGAGGTGCAGACATATTTGTTTTAGCTTTTTCATTGATCAGCAGGGCAAGCTATGAAAATGTTCTCAAGAAG TGGATGCCTGAACTTCGGCGATTTGCACCCAATGTTCCAATCGTTCTTGTTGGAACAAAGTTAG ATCTTCGTGAAGACAAAGGATATCTAGCTGATCATATGGGATCCAATGTCATAACATCTGCCCAA GGAGAGGAACTGAGGAAGCAGATTGGTGCAGCAGCTTATATTGAGTGCAGTTCTAAGACTCAACAG AATGTCAAAGCGGTTTTTGATACTGCAATCAAGGTTGTTCTCCAACCTCCAAGGAGGAAGGAGGTGGCCAGGAAGAAGAGGCGCAGAAGCACAGGGTGCTCAATTGT TTCTTTAAACTGCAGGAGCATTGTATGCGGAGGCTGTGCTGCAGCATAA